From Astyanax mexicanus isolate ESR-SI-001 chromosome 16, AstMex3_surface, whole genome shotgun sequence, one genomic window encodes:
- the mbd3b gene encoding methyl-CpG-binding domain protein 3b isoform X3, whose protein sequence is MEKNDRGEEEEEEQRRERGEAGRLFSLCPTGKKFRSKPQLARYLGNSMDLSSFDFRTGKMLMSKLNKSRQRLRYDNNSQTKGKPDLNTSLPVRQTASIFKQPVTKVTNHPSNKVKTDPQKAVDQPRQLFWEKKLSGLNAFDIAEELVKTMDLPKGLQGVGPGCTDKTLLSAIASALHTSAAPITGQLSAAVEKNPGVWLNTAQPLCKAFIVTDEDIRKQEELVYNVRKRLEEALMADMLAHVEEASSGGEALKEEGNCHDDKDDV, encoded by the exons ATGGAGAAAAACGA cagaggtgaggaagaggaggaagagcagagGCGAGAGAGAGGGGAGGCGGGTCGGTTGTTTAGTTTGTG TCCAACTGGAAAGAAGTTCCGGAGCAAGCCTCAATTGGCACGTTACCTTGGCAACTCCATGGATCTCAGCTCCTTTGATTTCCGCACGGGCAAGATGCTCATGAGCAAGCTGAACAAAAGCAGACAGAGACTTCGCTATGACAATAACAGTCAGACAAAG GGCAAACCAGACCTAAACACATCTCTCCCAGTTCGACAAACAGCCTCCATCTTCAAGCAGCCAGTCACAAAAGTTACCAACCACCCCAGCAACAAAGTCAAAACAGACCCACAGAAGGCTGTTGACCAGCCAAGACAG CTGTTTTGGGAGAAGAAGCTGAGTGGCCTAAATGCTTTTGACATTGCTGAGGAGTTAGTGAAAACCATGGACCTCCCCAAAGGTTTACAAG GAGTTGGTCCTGGGTGCACAGATAAGACCCTGTTGTCTGCGATCGCCAGCGCTCTGCACACCAGTGCTGCTCCCATCACTGGACAGCTCTCTGCAGCTGTGGAGAAAAACCCTGGCGTGTGGCTAAACACAGCCCAACCCCTGTGCAAGGCTTTCATCGTCACAGACGAGGACATCAG AAAGCAGGAAGAGCTGGTGTACAACGTGAGGAAGCGGCTGGAGGAAGCTCTGATGGCTGACATGCTGGCTCATGTAGAGGAGGCATCAAGTGGTGGAGAGGCACTTAAAGAAGAGGGGAACTGTCATG
- the mbd3b gene encoding methyl-CpG-binding domain protein 3b isoform X6, with protein sequence MEKNDPTGKKFRSKPQLARYLGNSMDLSSFDFRTGKMLMSKLNKSRQRLRYDNNSQTKGKPDLNTSLPVRQTASIFKQPVTKVTNHPSNKVKTDPQKAVDQPRQLFWEKKLSGLNAFDIAEELVKTMDLPKGLQGVGPGCTDKTLLSAIASALHTSAAPITGQLSAAVEKNPGVWLNTAQPLCKAFIVTDEDIRKQEELVYNVRKRLEEALMADMLAHVEEASSGGEALKEEGNCHDDKDDV encoded by the exons ATGGAGAAAAACGA TCCAACTGGAAAGAAGTTCCGGAGCAAGCCTCAATTGGCACGTTACCTTGGCAACTCCATGGATCTCAGCTCCTTTGATTTCCGCACGGGCAAGATGCTCATGAGCAAGCTGAACAAAAGCAGACAGAGACTTCGCTATGACAATAACAGTCAGACAAAG GGCAAACCAGACCTAAACACATCTCTCCCAGTTCGACAAACAGCCTCCATCTTCAAGCAGCCAGTCACAAAAGTTACCAACCACCCCAGCAACAAAGTCAAAACAGACCCACAGAAGGCTGTTGACCAGCCAAGACAG CTGTTTTGGGAGAAGAAGCTGAGTGGCCTAAATGCTTTTGACATTGCTGAGGAGTTAGTGAAAACCATGGACCTCCCCAAAGGTTTACAAG GAGTTGGTCCTGGGTGCACAGATAAGACCCTGTTGTCTGCGATCGCCAGCGCTCTGCACACCAGTGCTGCTCCCATCACTGGACAGCTCTCTGCAGCTGTGGAGAAAAACCCTGGCGTGTGGCTAAACACAGCCCAACCCCTGTGCAAGGCTTTCATCGTCACAGACGAGGACATCAG AAAGCAGGAAGAGCTGGTGTACAACGTGAGGAAGCGGCTGGAGGAAGCTCTGATGGCTGACATGCTGGCTCATGTAGAGGAGGCATCAAGTGGTGGAGAGGCACTTAAAGAAGAGGGGAACTGTCATG
- the mbd3b gene encoding methyl-CpG-binding domain protein 3b isoform X1 yields the protein MDRKRWECSALPKGWKREEVARKSGLSAEKSDVYYFSRGEEEEEEQRRERGEAGRLFSLCPTGKKFRSKPQLARYLGNSMDLSSFDFRTGKMLMSKLNKSRQRLRYDNNSQTKGKPDLNTSLPVRQTASIFKQPVTKVTNHPSNKVKTDPQKAVDQPRQLFWEKKLSGLNAFDIAEELVKTMDLPKGLQGVGPGCTDKTLLSAIASALHTSAAPITGQLSAAVEKNPGVWLNTAQPLCKAFIVTDEDIRKQEELVYNVRKRLEEALMADMLAHVEEASSGGEALKEEGNCHDDKDDV from the exons ATGGACAGGAAAAGGTGGGAGTGCTCGGCTCTCCCAAAGGGCTGGAAAAGGGAAGAAGTGGCCAGAAAGTCGGGTTTGTCCGCGGAGAAAAGCGATGTCTATTATTTTAG cagaggtgaggaagaggaggaagagcagagGCGAGAGAGAGGGGAGGCGGGTCGGTTGTTTAGTTTGTG TCCAACTGGAAAGAAGTTCCGGAGCAAGCCTCAATTGGCACGTTACCTTGGCAACTCCATGGATCTCAGCTCCTTTGATTTCCGCACGGGCAAGATGCTCATGAGCAAGCTGAACAAAAGCAGACAGAGACTTCGCTATGACAATAACAGTCAGACAAAG GGCAAACCAGACCTAAACACATCTCTCCCAGTTCGACAAACAGCCTCCATCTTCAAGCAGCCAGTCACAAAAGTTACCAACCACCCCAGCAACAAAGTCAAAACAGACCCACAGAAGGCTGTTGACCAGCCAAGACAG CTGTTTTGGGAGAAGAAGCTGAGTGGCCTAAATGCTTTTGACATTGCTGAGGAGTTAGTGAAAACCATGGACCTCCCCAAAGGTTTACAAG GAGTTGGTCCTGGGTGCACAGATAAGACCCTGTTGTCTGCGATCGCCAGCGCTCTGCACACCAGTGCTGCTCCCATCACTGGACAGCTCTCTGCAGCTGTGGAGAAAAACCCTGGCGTGTGGCTAAACACAGCCCAACCCCTGTGCAAGGCTTTCATCGTCACAGACGAGGACATCAG AAAGCAGGAAGAGCTGGTGTACAACGTGAGGAAGCGGCTGGAGGAAGCTCTGATGGCTGACATGCTGGCTCATGTAGAGGAGGCATCAAGTGGTGGAGAGGCACTTAAAGAAGAGGGGAACTGTCATG
- the mbd3b gene encoding methyl-CpG-binding domain protein 3b isoform X2, translating to MDRKRWECSALPKGWKREEVARKSGLSAEKSDVYYFSPTGKKFRSKPQLARYLGNSMDLSSFDFRTGKMLMSKLNKSRQRLRYDNNSQTKGKPDLNTSLPVRQTASIFKQPVTKVTNHPSNKVKTDPQKAVDQPRQLFWEKKLSGLNAFDIAEELVKTMDLPKGLQGVGPGCTDKTLLSAIASALHTSAAPITGQLSAAVEKNPGVWLNTAQPLCKAFIVTDEDIRKQEELVYNVRKRLEEALMADMLAHVEEASSGGEALKEEGNCHDDKDDV from the exons ATGGACAGGAAAAGGTGGGAGTGCTCGGCTCTCCCAAAGGGCTGGAAAAGGGAAGAAGTGGCCAGAAAGTCGGGTTTGTCCGCGGAGAAAAGCGATGTCTATTATTTTAG TCCAACTGGAAAGAAGTTCCGGAGCAAGCCTCAATTGGCACGTTACCTTGGCAACTCCATGGATCTCAGCTCCTTTGATTTCCGCACGGGCAAGATGCTCATGAGCAAGCTGAACAAAAGCAGACAGAGACTTCGCTATGACAATAACAGTCAGACAAAG GGCAAACCAGACCTAAACACATCTCTCCCAGTTCGACAAACAGCCTCCATCTTCAAGCAGCCAGTCACAAAAGTTACCAACCACCCCAGCAACAAAGTCAAAACAGACCCACAGAAGGCTGTTGACCAGCCAAGACAG CTGTTTTGGGAGAAGAAGCTGAGTGGCCTAAATGCTTTTGACATTGCTGAGGAGTTAGTGAAAACCATGGACCTCCCCAAAGGTTTACAAG GAGTTGGTCCTGGGTGCACAGATAAGACCCTGTTGTCTGCGATCGCCAGCGCTCTGCACACCAGTGCTGCTCCCATCACTGGACAGCTCTCTGCAGCTGTGGAGAAAAACCCTGGCGTGTGGCTAAACACAGCCCAACCCCTGTGCAAGGCTTTCATCGTCACAGACGAGGACATCAG AAAGCAGGAAGAGCTGGTGTACAACGTGAGGAAGCGGCTGGAGGAAGCTCTGATGGCTGACATGCTGGCTCATGTAGAGGAGGCATCAAGTGGTGGAGAGGCACTTAAAGAAGAGGGGAACTGTCATG
- the mbd3b gene encoding methyl-CpG-binding domain protein 3b isoform X5, whose amino-acid sequence MDRKRGEEEEEEQRRERGEAGRLFSLCPTGKKFRSKPQLARYLGNSMDLSSFDFRTGKMLMSKLNKSRQRLRYDNNSQTKGKPDLNTSLPVRQTASIFKQPVTKVTNHPSNKVKTDPQKAVDQPRQLFWEKKLSGLNAFDIAEELVKTMDLPKGLQGVGPGCTDKTLLSAIASALHTSAAPITGQLSAAVEKNPGVWLNTAQPLCKAFIVTDEDIRKQEELVYNVRKRLEEALMADMLAHVEEASSGGEALKEEGNCHDDKDDV is encoded by the exons ATGGACAGGAAAAG aggtgaggaagaggaggaagagcagagGCGAGAGAGAGGGGAGGCGGGTCGGTTGTTTAGTTTGTG TCCAACTGGAAAGAAGTTCCGGAGCAAGCCTCAATTGGCACGTTACCTTGGCAACTCCATGGATCTCAGCTCCTTTGATTTCCGCACGGGCAAGATGCTCATGAGCAAGCTGAACAAAAGCAGACAGAGACTTCGCTATGACAATAACAGTCAGACAAAG GGCAAACCAGACCTAAACACATCTCTCCCAGTTCGACAAACAGCCTCCATCTTCAAGCAGCCAGTCACAAAAGTTACCAACCACCCCAGCAACAAAGTCAAAACAGACCCACAGAAGGCTGTTGACCAGCCAAGACAG CTGTTTTGGGAGAAGAAGCTGAGTGGCCTAAATGCTTTTGACATTGCTGAGGAGTTAGTGAAAACCATGGACCTCCCCAAAGGTTTACAAG GAGTTGGTCCTGGGTGCACAGATAAGACCCTGTTGTCTGCGATCGCCAGCGCTCTGCACACCAGTGCTGCTCCCATCACTGGACAGCTCTCTGCAGCTGTGGAGAAAAACCCTGGCGTGTGGCTAAACACAGCCCAACCCCTGTGCAAGGCTTTCATCGTCACAGACGAGGACATCAG AAAGCAGGAAGAGCTGGTGTACAACGTGAGGAAGCGGCTGGAGGAAGCTCTGATGGCTGACATGCTGGCTCATGTAGAGGAGGCATCAAGTGGTGGAGAGGCACTTAAAGAAGAGGGGAACTGTCATG
- the mbd3b gene encoding methyl-CpG-binding domain protein 3b isoform X4 produces MDRKSRGEEEEEEQRRERGEAGRLFSLCPTGKKFRSKPQLARYLGNSMDLSSFDFRTGKMLMSKLNKSRQRLRYDNNSQTKGKPDLNTSLPVRQTASIFKQPVTKVTNHPSNKVKTDPQKAVDQPRQLFWEKKLSGLNAFDIAEELVKTMDLPKGLQGVGPGCTDKTLLSAIASALHTSAAPITGQLSAAVEKNPGVWLNTAQPLCKAFIVTDEDIRKQEELVYNVRKRLEEALMADMLAHVEEASSGGEALKEEGNCHDDKDDV; encoded by the exons ATGGACAGGAAAAG cagaggtgaggaagaggaggaagagcagagGCGAGAGAGAGGGGAGGCGGGTCGGTTGTTTAGTTTGTG TCCAACTGGAAAGAAGTTCCGGAGCAAGCCTCAATTGGCACGTTACCTTGGCAACTCCATGGATCTCAGCTCCTTTGATTTCCGCACGGGCAAGATGCTCATGAGCAAGCTGAACAAAAGCAGACAGAGACTTCGCTATGACAATAACAGTCAGACAAAG GGCAAACCAGACCTAAACACATCTCTCCCAGTTCGACAAACAGCCTCCATCTTCAAGCAGCCAGTCACAAAAGTTACCAACCACCCCAGCAACAAAGTCAAAACAGACCCACAGAAGGCTGTTGACCAGCCAAGACAG CTGTTTTGGGAGAAGAAGCTGAGTGGCCTAAATGCTTTTGACATTGCTGAGGAGTTAGTGAAAACCATGGACCTCCCCAAAGGTTTACAAG GAGTTGGTCCTGGGTGCACAGATAAGACCCTGTTGTCTGCGATCGCCAGCGCTCTGCACACCAGTGCTGCTCCCATCACTGGACAGCTCTCTGCAGCTGTGGAGAAAAACCCTGGCGTGTGGCTAAACACAGCCCAACCCCTGTGCAAGGCTTTCATCGTCACAGACGAGGACATCAG AAAGCAGGAAGAGCTGGTGTACAACGTGAGGAAGCGGCTGGAGGAAGCTCTGATGGCTGACATGCTGGCTCATGTAGAGGAGGCATCAAGTGGTGGAGAGGCACTTAAAGAAGAGGGGAACTGTCATG
- the mbd3b gene encoding methyl-CpG-binding domain protein 3b isoform X7: MDRKSPTGKKFRSKPQLARYLGNSMDLSSFDFRTGKMLMSKLNKSRQRLRYDNNSQTKGKPDLNTSLPVRQTASIFKQPVTKVTNHPSNKVKTDPQKAVDQPRQLFWEKKLSGLNAFDIAEELVKTMDLPKGLQGVGPGCTDKTLLSAIASALHTSAAPITGQLSAAVEKNPGVWLNTAQPLCKAFIVTDEDIRKQEELVYNVRKRLEEALMADMLAHVEEASSGGEALKEEGNCHDDKDDV; encoded by the exons ATGGACAGGAAAAG TCCAACTGGAAAGAAGTTCCGGAGCAAGCCTCAATTGGCACGTTACCTTGGCAACTCCATGGATCTCAGCTCCTTTGATTTCCGCACGGGCAAGATGCTCATGAGCAAGCTGAACAAAAGCAGACAGAGACTTCGCTATGACAATAACAGTCAGACAAAG GGCAAACCAGACCTAAACACATCTCTCCCAGTTCGACAAACAGCCTCCATCTTCAAGCAGCCAGTCACAAAAGTTACCAACCACCCCAGCAACAAAGTCAAAACAGACCCACAGAAGGCTGTTGACCAGCCAAGACAG CTGTTTTGGGAGAAGAAGCTGAGTGGCCTAAATGCTTTTGACATTGCTGAGGAGTTAGTGAAAACCATGGACCTCCCCAAAGGTTTACAAG GAGTTGGTCCTGGGTGCACAGATAAGACCCTGTTGTCTGCGATCGCCAGCGCTCTGCACACCAGTGCTGCTCCCATCACTGGACAGCTCTCTGCAGCTGTGGAGAAAAACCCTGGCGTGTGGCTAAACACAGCCCAACCCCTGTGCAAGGCTTTCATCGTCACAGACGAGGACATCAG AAAGCAGGAAGAGCTGGTGTACAACGTGAGGAAGCGGCTGGAGGAAGCTCTGATGGCTGACATGCTGGCTCATGTAGAGGAGGCATCAAGTGGTGGAGAGGCACTTAAAGAAGAGGGGAACTGTCATG